A DNA window from Pseudochaenichthys georgianus unplaced genomic scaffold, fPseGeo1.2 scaffold_830_arrow_ctg1, whole genome shotgun sequence contains the following coding sequences:
- the LOC117444564 gene encoding NACHT, LRR and PYD domains-containing protein 3-like, whose product MDLEPGPEPGPGPGSGPEPGPGPGPVSSKSSMEPQSADGGVQQQRADSPSCLSFKSDRSKDDFIDFKGRPPSADQRVQQQRADSPSCLSFKSDSSKEDFINFKGRPPSADQRVQQQRADSPSCLSFKSDWSKDAIISFKERPPSADQRGDQESSEVPGGQSAQQHQTQLDSIFTLLEDHVVSFVKSELKKFQKTLGSDYPECLESEDEEGLEAEEEEQRSSREAFLNITLHFLRSMEQEELAERLHRRTFAAECPRKLKSTLKERVQCVFEGIAKAGNPTLLNQIYTELYITEGGSAEVNAEHEVRQIETASRKPDRPETTVRQEDLFKASPGRDAPIRAVLTKGVAGIGKTFLTQKFTLDWAEGKANQDIQFIFPFTFRELNVVRENRYSLVELVYHFFPETRDAGICRFDRFPVVFIFDGLDESRLPLDFLNTEVLTDVTESTSVDVLLTNLIRGKLLPSARLWITTRPAAANQIPPECVHMVTEVRGFTDPQKEEYFRKRFRDQKQAGTIISHIKTSRSLHVMCHIPVFCWISASVLEEVLKTRGGGKLPKTLTEMYIHFLVVQSKVKNVKYDGGAETDPHWSPESRKMMEALGKLAFEQLQKGNLIFYESDLTECGIDIRAASVYSGVFTQVFREESRLYQDKVFCFVHLSVQEFLAALHVHLTFISSGVNLLAEEPATSQKSEVQPELTHLYQSAVDQALRSPNGHLDLFLRFLLGLSLQTNQKLLRGLLIQTGSGSETNQETVQYIKEKMEEGLSAERSINLFHCLNELNDRSLVEQIQLYLRSGRLFRDNLSPAQWSALGFILLSSGEDLDVFDLKKYCASEEALLRLLPVVNASRKALLSGCDLSARSCAALYSVLSSQSSSLRELDLSNNDLQDLGVKLLSAGLESPLCELKTLRLSGCELSERSCAALSSVLSSQSSSLRDLDLSNNDLQDSGVKLLSAGLESPLCDLKTLRLSGCELSERSCAALSSVLSSQSSSLRDLDLSNNDLQDSGVKLLSAGLESPLCDLKTLRLSDCELSERSCAALSSVLSSQSSSLRELDLSNNDLQDSGVKLLSAGLESPLCDLKTLRLSGCLITEEGCDALASALNPSHLRELDLSYNHPGASGGRLLSAGLDTLSLEPAAARFLRPGLRKYSCGLTLDSNTAHINLKLSDYSRKVTDVRDDQNYPDHPERFYYWPQLMCTEALSDRCYWEVECRGEVHIAVTYRGIRRRGESEACWFGRNDQSWSLECSPKGYSVWHNERETVISSSSLLDHVSSYMLSPLLLSSGRVAVYLDHPAGSLSFYRVSSDSLTHLHTFRTTFTEPLYAGFGFRFGFLSFSGASVSLCAL is encoded by the exons GGTCCAGCAGCAGAGAGCAGACTCTCCCAGCTGTCTGTCCTTCAAGAGCGACTCGTCGAAGGAAGACTTCATAAACTTTAAAGGACGACCTCCATCTGCTGATCAGAG GGTCCAGCAGCAGAGAGCAGACTCCCCCAGCTGTCTGTCCTTCAAGAGCGACTGGTCGAAGGACGCCATCATAAGCTTTAAAGAACGACCTCCATCTGCTGATCAGAG AGGGGACCAGGAGAGCTCGGAGGTTCCCGGTGGTCAGTCTGCCCAGCAGCATCAGACACAGCTGGACTCCATATTCACG CTGCTGGAGGACCACGTCGTCTCCTTTGTGAAGAGCGAGCTGAAGAAGTTCCAGAAGACTCTGGGTTCAGATTACCCAGAATGCTTAGAGAGTGAGGATGAGGAGGGGTTGGAGGCTGAGGAGGAAGAGCAGAGGAGCAGCAGAGAGGCATTCCTGAACATCACACTGCACTTCCTGAGGAGCATGGAGCAGGAGGAGCTGGCTGAGCGTCTGCACCGCA GAACCTTTGCTGCAGAGTGTCCGCGTAAACTTAAGTCCACCCTGAAGGAGAGGGTCCAGTGTGTGTTTGAGGGCATCGCTAAAGCAGGAAACCCAACCCTTCTGAACCAGATCTACACAGAGCTCTACATCACAGAGGGGGGGTCTGCAGAGGTCAATGCTGAACATGAGGTCAGACAGATTGAAACAGCATCCAGGAAACCAGACAGACCAGAAACAACCGTCAGACAAGAAGACCTCTTTAAAGCCTCACCTGGAAGAGATGCACCAATCAGAGCAGTGCTGACAAAGGGCGTGGCTGGCATTGGGAAAACATTCTTAACACAGAAGTTCACTCTGGACTGGGCTGAAGGCAAAGCCAACCAGGACATCCAGTTCATATTTCCATTCACCTTCAGAGAGCTGAACGTGGTGAGAGAGAACAGGTACAGCTTGGTGGAACTTGTTTATCACTTCTTCCCTGAAACCAGAGACGCAGGAATCTGCAGGTTCGATCGGTTCCCGGTCGTGTTCATCTTTGACGGTCTGGATGAGAGTCGACTTCCTCTGGACTTCCTCAACACTGAGGTCCTGACTGACGTCACAGAGTCCACCTCAGTGGATGTGCTGCTGACAAACCTCATCAGGGGGAAGCTGCTTCCCTCTGCTCGCCTCTGGATAACCACACGACCtgcagcagccaatcagatcCCTCCTGAGTGTGTGCACATGGTGACAGAGGTCCGAGGGTTCACTGACCCACAGAAggaggagtacttcaggaagagATTCAGAGATCAGAAGCAGGCCGGCACCATCATCTCCCACATCAAGACCTCACGAAGCCTCCACGTCATGTGCCACATCCCAGtcttctgctggatctctgcttCAGTTCTGGAGGAGGTGTTGAAAACCAGAGGGGGAGGAAAGCTGCCCAAGACCCTGACTGAGATGTACATCCACTTCCTGGTGGTTCAGTCCAAAGTGAAGAACGTCAAGTATGATGGAGGAGCCGAGACAGATCCACACTGGAGTCCAGAGAGCAGGAAGATGATGGAGGCTCTGGGGAAACTGGCTTTCGAGCAGCTGCAGAAAGGCAACCTGATCTTCTACGAGTCCGACCTGACAGAGTGTGGCATCGATATCAGAGCAGCCTCAGTGTACTCAGGAGTGTTCACACAGGTCTTCAGAGAGGAGAGCAGACTGTACCAGGACAAGGTGTTCTGCTTCGTCCATCTGAGCGTTCAGGAGTTTCTGGCTGCTCTTCATGTCCATCTGACCTTCATCAGCTCTGGGGTCAACCTGCTGGCAGAAGAACCAGCAACCTCCCAGAAGTCTGAGGTCCAACCTGAACTAACACATCTCTACCAGAGTGCTGTGGACCAGGCCTTACGGAGTCCAAACGGACACCTGGACTTGTTCCTCCGCTTCCTCCTGGGTCTTTCTCTGCAGACCAATCAGAAACTCCTACGAGGCCTGCTgatacagacaggaagtggctCAGAGACCAATCAGGAAACAGTCCAGTACATCAAGGAGAAGATGGAAGAGGGTCTGTCTGCAGAGAGAAGCATCAACCTGTTCCACTGTCTGAATGAACTGAATGATCGTTCTCTGGTGGAGCAGATCCAACTGTACCTGAGGTCAGGACGTCTCTTCAGAGATAATCTGTCTCCTGCTCAGTGGTCAGCTCTGGGCTTCATCTTGCTGTCATCAGGAGAAGATCTGGACGTGTTTGACCTGAAGAAATACTGTGCTTCAGAGGAGGCTCTTCTGAGGCTGCTGCCAGTGGTCAACGCCTCCAGGAAGGCTCT GCTGAGTGGCTGTGACCTGTCAGCGAGAAGCTGTGCAGCTCTGTACTCAGTCCTCAGCTCCCAGTCCTCCAGTCTGAGAGAGCTGGACCTGAGTAACAACGACCTCCAGGATTTAGGAGTGAAGCTGCTGTCTGCTGGACTGGAGAGTCCACTCTGTGAACTGAAGACTCTCAG GCTGAGTGGCTGTGAGCTGTCGGAGAGAAGCTGTGcagctctgtcctcagtccTCAGCTCCCAGTCCTCCAgtctgagagatctggacctgAGTAACAACGACCTGCAGGACTCAGGAGTGAAGCTGCTGTCTGCTGGACTGGAGAGTCCACTCTGTGACCTGAAGACTCTCAG GCTGAGTGGCTGTGAGCTGTCGGAGAGAAGCTGTGcagctctgtcctcagtccTCAGCTCCCAGTCCTCCAgtctgagagatctggacctgAGTAACAACGACCTGCAGGACTCAGGAGTGAAGCTGCTGTCTGCTGGACTGGAGAGTCCACTCTGTGACCTGAAGACTCTCAG GCTGAGTGACTGTGAGCTGTCAGAGAGAAGCTGTGCAGCTCTGTCTTCAGTCCTCAGCTCCCAGTCCTCCAGTCTGAGAGAGCTGGACCTGAGTAACAACGACCTGCAGGACTCAGGAGTGAAGCTGCTGTCTGCTGGACTGGAGAGTCCACTCTGTGACCTGAAGACTCTCAG gCTGTCAGGCTGTCTGATCACAGAGGAAGGCTGTGATGCTCTGGCCTCAGCTTTAAACCCCTCCCATCTGAGAGAGCTGGACCTGAGCTACAATCATCCAGGAGCCTCAGGGGGGAGGCTGCTGTCTGCTGGACTGGACACGCTCAG CCTGGAGCCTGCTGCAGCCCGGTTCTTGAGGCCAGGCCTCAGGAAGT ATTCCTGTGGACTCACACTGGACTCAAACACGGCACATATAAATCTCAAACTGTCTGACTACAGCAGGAAGGTGACAGATGTGAGAGACGATCAGAACTATCCTGATCATCCAGAGAGGTTTTACTACTGGCCTCAGCTGATGTGCACAGAAGCCCTGAGCGATCGCTGCTACTGGGAGGTGGAGTGCAGAGGAGAGGTTCATATAGCAGTGACTTACAGAGGCATCCGCCGGAGAGGAGAGAGCGAGGCCTGCTGGTTCGGAAGGAACGATCAGTCCTGGAGTCTGGAGTGCTCTCCTAAAGGTTACTCTGTCTGGCACAATGAGAGAGAAACAgtcatctcctcctcctccctcctcgacCATGTGTCCTCCTATATGCTTtctcccctcctcctctcctctgggAGAGTAGCAGTGTATCTGGATCATCCTGCTGGCTCTCTCTCCTTCTACAGAGTCTCCTCTGACTCCCTGACCCACCTCCACACCTTCAGAACCACATTCACTGAACCTCTCTATGCTGGCTTCGGGTTTCGGTTTGGGTTCTTGTCTTTTTCTGGTGCCTCGGTGTCTCTGTGTGCTCTGTAG